A part of Thermotoga petrophila RKU-1 genomic DNA contains:
- the csm4 gene encoding type III-A CRISPR-associated RAMP protein Csm4 has translation MKMSFRSGFRVGRGNETDSTLPTIHSDTIYGAVVYHAFKWSEKAEDFARKLKVSSLLFVRGDRLLVPKPFLYNTYSLEEDDEESPKELKKASYVFLDKLANYQSIKKASGAVCKENPVEIVRIPRNSLDRITSSSNLYFVEVAFVKEGFTPAFLAEFPDEYEDLFKTAVKSLGDSGIGADSTYGYGLFNAEFENAPDFPEEGEYYLTLSLFVPSTEERAKINEGYYRIIKRRGVKHDEMKVKKELFYVQEGSVFPFKPEGRGVLKIEDYFVQTSPLCVAFGGDRK, from the coding sequence GTGAAGATGAGTTTCAGAAGTGGTTTCAGGGTGGGTAGGGGGAACGAGACCGATTCCACCCTCCCCACCATCCATTCCGATACCATCTACGGTGCTGTTGTGTACCACGCTTTCAAGTGGTCTGAGAAAGCCGAGGACTTTGCGAGAAAGTTGAAGGTCTCTTCTCTTCTGTTCGTTCGCGGTGATCGCCTTCTTGTTCCAAAACCTTTTCTTTACAACACCTATTCGTTGGAAGAAGATGATGAGGAAAGTCCAAAGGAGCTGAAGAAAGCAAGTTACGTTTTCCTGGACAAGCTTGCTAATTATCAGTCGATAAAGAAAGCAAGCGGTGCTGTCTGCAAGGAAAATCCGGTGGAGATAGTGAGGATTCCAAGAAATTCCCTCGACAGGATAACGAGTTCCTCCAATCTCTACTTTGTGGAAGTTGCTTTCGTAAAAGAGGGGTTCACCCCAGCATTTCTGGCAGAATTTCCCGATGAATACGAGGATCTTTTCAAAACAGCTGTCAAGTCTCTTGGAGATAGTGGAATAGGCGCTGACTCAACTTACGGATACGGACTTTTCAATGCTGAGTTCGAAAATGCTCCAGATTTCCCGGAAGAGGGTGAGTACTATCTCACCCTGTCGCTGTTTGTGCCTTCCACAGAAGAGAGAGCAAAGATAAACGAAGGATACTACAGGATAATAAAAAGACGTGGCGTGAAACACGACGAAATGAAAGTGAAGAAAGAGCTTTTCTATGTTCAGGAAGGTTCTGTGTTTCCTTTCAAGCCAGAGGGCCGTGGGGTGTTGAAGATAGAGGACTATTTTGTTCAGACGTCTCCACTCTGCGTGGCTTTCGGTGGTGATAGGAAATGA
- the csm3 gene encoding type III-A CRISPR-associated RAMP protein Csm3 — MERPILGKYIIKGKIILETGLRIGGQELGVNIGGIDNPVIRNPLTGEPYIPGSSVKGKMRSLMERLLNLDISGNKVRRHECEERECKVCRVFGSTSKEGNNIPSRLLVRDAFLTEDSKTKLLSMETDLPYTEWKTENALDRVTCKADPRSFERIPAGAEFEFEIIYTAENEKHIKEDLENIATALELLEDDYLGGNGSRGYGKVKFSIEKVIFKSADYYKGEGTPVEKEVKGGVEGFKKAIPEIVKG; from the coding sequence GTGGAAAGGCCGATACTCGGAAAGTACATCATAAAGGGAAAGATCATTCTGGAAACAGGTCTTAGGATCGGAGGTCAGGAGCTCGGTGTGAACATCGGTGGTATAGACAATCCCGTTATCAGAAATCCTCTCACGGGAGAACCCTACATCCCCGGAAGCTCTGTGAAAGGAAAGATGAGAAGCCTGATGGAAAGGTTGTTGAATCTGGATATATCTGGGAACAAGGTAAGAAGACACGAATGCGAAGAAAGGGAATGCAAAGTCTGCAGGGTGTTTGGTTCGACCTCGAAAGAAGGAAATAACATCCCTTCACGCCTTCTTGTCAGAGATGCGTTCCTCACGGAAGATTCGAAAACGAAACTCCTCAGCATGGAAACCGACCTTCCATACACGGAATGGAAAACAGAGAACGCACTGGACAGAGTCACCTGTAAAGCCGATCCGAGAAGCTTTGAAAGAATTCCCGCAGGTGCGGAATTTGAATTCGAGATCATCTACACAGCAGAGAACGAAAAGCACATAAAGGAAGACCTCGAAAATATAGCCACAGCTCTGGAGCTTCTCGAAGACGACTATCTCGGTGGAAACGGAAGCAGAGGATACGGAAAAGTGAAGTTCAGTATAGAAAAAGTGATCTTCAAGAGCGCCGATTACTACAAAGGAGAGGGAACACCCGTAGAAAAAGAGGTCAAAGGTGGTGTTGAGGGCTTTAAGAAAGCCATCCCCGAAATCGTGAAAGGGTGA
- the csm2 gene encoding type III-A CRISPR-associated protein Csm2, with protein MAVSQGVSLKEDLKDLVRKAEEIGRELSGKLKTNQLRKFHGHLTKIWSNYIYKKKDYRDNPEKFNEEILNELHFMKIFLAYQVGRDIEGISELKEILEPLIDEIKTPDEFEKFKKFYDAILAYHKFHSESEKSNRRTARR; from the coding sequence GTGGCAGTTTCTCAGGGTGTTTCTCTCAAAGAAGATTTGAAGGACCTTGTGAGAAAGGCAGAGGAAATCGGAAGGGAACTTTCTGGAAAGCTGAAGACAAACCAGCTCAGAAAGTTTCATGGTCACTTAACCAAAATCTGGAGCAACTACATCTACAAAAAGAAGGACTACAGGGATAACCCGGAGAAGTTCAACGAAGAGATCCTTAACGAGCTTCACTTCATGAAGATATTTCTCGCATATCAGGTTGGAAGGGATATCGAAGGTATCAGTGAATTGAAGGAGATACTTGAACCTCTCATAGACGAGATAAAGACTCCTGACGAGTTTGAGAAATTCAAAAAGTTCTACGATGCAATCCTTGCGTATCACAAATTCCATTCTGAATCCGAAAAAAGCAACAGAAGGACAGCCAGAAGATAA
- the cas10 gene encoding type III-A CRISPR-associated protein Cas10/Csm1 has translation MKDREELVVGALLHDIGKVVRRAGDDRRHQIAGYDFTNKVKKFAVIQDYIHYHHEKDLLKKSLENEKVWYVCFADNLSSKERMTEGQKFEELRRMDNLLSKIPEGESSRNVTYFPAKPANEVVEAVKDMKEDQKTYEDLYRRFVEDAQKISPTPEDVQEIFPTPDDVNFLTYKYFSFIPQETRVEGDMDISLYDHLKVTAMLALSLYDYAKENDLKFESYQEMKSHFENSNVKPFLLVGGDVSGIQNFIANVSSKGALRSYRGRSFFIEILQEVVVDEILDKTGFYRTNVHFIGGGHFHLVLSNTEKVKKALEEIRNELNEWFRNRGLSLHLVIESVEFSVKDVEDMSEVFKKIGEKLNERKYRMYTEKDLEAIFPDDLNLIQEKGNHTCKICGNRVDRLFSIREGEEEIACDFCKEMYELGKDLLIKSHVYLAERKNGKFEIFKRKFDFSREPGEGFSYKLRRIYEFSEKEKNVRRIQVVTYFEEQEFEKIAEKAPGKKIASLLVDVDNLGKIFLKGLKKKTLSRYSTLSRLMSFFFKERVESIVERKNVMVIYSGGDDLYLVGGWNDVLDVAKELREAFGRFTANDFMTFSAGYVITDEKTSMSLIREMSERAESAAKRSGKNSIAFSNRNYYAVKWNTFFEMYNFYQELKEIADKVDRSVIRKALNLTREESPLNKAFLAYIEARENKDEDKRVANLMRENIDHLGENALNVILQFVDLLSRKS, from the coding sequence TTGAAAGACAGAGAAGAGCTTGTTGTTGGGGCTCTCCTGCACGACATAGGAAAGGTCGTAAGAAGGGCGGGGGATGACAGAAGACATCAGATTGCCGGATACGATTTTACAAACAAAGTGAAGAAATTCGCTGTAATTCAGGATTACATTCACTACCATCATGAAAAGGATCTTCTGAAAAAAAGTTTGGAAAACGAAAAGGTTTGGTACGTGTGCTTCGCAGACAACCTCTCGAGCAAAGAAAGAATGACCGAAGGTCAGAAGTTTGAAGAACTTCGAAGAATGGACAACCTCCTCTCAAAGATCCCGGAGGGGGAATCTTCCAGAAACGTCACTTACTTTCCTGCGAAACCAGCCAACGAAGTGGTGGAAGCGGTAAAGGACATGAAAGAAGATCAGAAAACCTACGAGGATCTCTACAGGAGATTTGTCGAAGACGCTCAGAAGATTTCTCCCACACCAGAAGACGTTCAGGAGATTTTTCCCACACCAGATGATGTGAATTTTCTCACTTACAAGTACTTCTCGTTCATTCCTCAGGAAACAAGAGTGGAAGGAGACATGGATATATCGCTCTACGACCATCTGAAGGTCACGGCTATGCTTGCTCTCTCGCTCTATGACTACGCAAAGGAAAACGACCTCAAATTTGAATCCTACCAGGAGATGAAATCACACTTTGAGAATTCCAACGTGAAACCCTTCCTACTTGTTGGGGGAGATGTCTCCGGGATACAGAATTTTATTGCCAACGTCTCTTCAAAAGGAGCTCTCAGATCCTACAGAGGAAGGAGTTTCTTCATAGAAATTCTCCAGGAAGTCGTTGTGGATGAGATTCTTGATAAAACAGGCTTTTACAGGACAAACGTTCACTTCATAGGAGGAGGACATTTCCACCTTGTTCTGTCCAACACAGAGAAGGTGAAGAAAGCCCTCGAAGAGATCAGAAACGAGCTGAACGAATGGTTCAGAAATAGGGGTCTTTCACTCCACCTTGTGATCGAATCTGTTGAATTTTCGGTGAAAGACGTGGAAGACATGTCCGAGGTTTTCAAGAAGATCGGTGAAAAGTTGAACGAAAGAAAATACAGAATGTACACGGAAAAAGACCTCGAAGCGATCTTCCCCGATGATTTGAATCTGATCCAGGAGAAGGGAAACCACACCTGCAAAATCTGTGGAAACAGAGTGGACAGGCTCTTTTCCATTCGAGAAGGAGAAGAAGAAATCGCCTGTGATTTTTGCAAGGAAATGTACGAGCTTGGAAAAGACCTTCTCATAAAATCTCACGTGTATCTTGCTGAAAGAAAGAATGGAAAGTTCGAGATTTTTAAGAGAAAATTCGATTTCTCGAGAGAACCGGGAGAGGGTTTCAGCTACAAGTTGAGAAGGATATACGAATTCTCGGAAAAAGAAAAGAACGTCAGAAGAATACAGGTGGTGACGTATTTCGAAGAACAGGAGTTCGAGAAAATCGCAGAAAAAGCACCTGGCAAAAAAATAGCGAGCCTCCTTGTTGACGTTGACAACCTTGGAAAGATCTTTCTCAAGGGCTTAAAGAAAAAGACCCTTTCCAGATACAGCACCCTCTCAAGGCTCATGAGCTTTTTCTTCAAAGAAAGAGTAGAGAGCATTGTTGAAAGAAAGAACGTTATGGTGATCTATTCTGGCGGAGACGATCTCTATCTGGTTGGTGGATGGAATGATGTTCTGGATGTGGCAAAAGAGTTGAGAGAGGCGTTTGGAAGATTCACAGCGAACGACTTCATGACGTTCTCCGCGGGATACGTGATCACCGATGAGAAAACGAGTATGAGCCTCATAAGAGAAATGTCTGAAAGAGCCGAAAGCGCTGCCAAGAGATCCGGAAAGAACAGCATAGCATTTTCGAACAGAAACTACTATGCGGTAAAGTGGAACACCTTCTTCGAAATGTACAACTTTTATCAAGAGTTGAAGGAAATAGCAGACAAAGTGGACAGAAGTGTCATTAGAAAGGCTTTGAATCTCACAAGAGAAGAGTCTCCTCTGAACAAAGCCTTCCTCGCCTACATAGAAGCAAGGGAGAACAAAGACGAAGACAAAAGAGTGGCAAATCTCATGAGAGAGAACATAGATCACCTCGGTGAAAACGCCTTGAATGTAATCCTCCAGTTTGTGGATCTTCTCTCAAGAAAAAGCTGA
- a CDS encoding CRISPR-associated DxTHG motif protein: protein MGEVVKLVTFLGLGKYEESEIKINGNLLDGCVKNDGSQDIFCVRQSIFPLALIEYLNHIGKQVETIFFLTKTVKESKTWDECRRFLRSNIKDFEIPGGESSSNLMNFLVRNLVENLEKGDRVILDVTHSFRSIPLMASVVALYLKEAKDVNVSVVYGKYNKETKVTECEDLTPLTKATSWIYAVRLFKEYGYAKELADLIKKRNEEIYRGSQSSKKPKLLGSMSQKLQDLSSSIRLGSIVAIRKNLTNFFNFIDRNKARIREETEVFVPEIAALLDGIEKRYRVIHVKSENFELSEKELESEKELLDFYLQTGDLGMALRLAREYLINVYLMSGGEKSDFLDRNVRESVSISTFGYDTILQARNHVAHFGFNKLQLPSLKKIEDHLKVLVQTPPEQLLESARKTQRNRKRALLTPLGTTKGALYTVLKKISPDLLLVITSKQGKAILSEILEKAEFKGEFRVILLEDPFMGVSEIDRVVSEIKEHLSDVDEVIVNLTGGTTFLTYVIERAKNQIRYGRKVKTILAVDKRTYEEQKQNPFVVGEILELD from the coding sequence ATGGGCGAAGTTGTAAAACTGGTTACATTTCTTGGCCTGGGTAAGTATGAAGAAAGCGAAATTAAAATTAATGGGAATCTTTTAGATGGGTGTGTAAAAAATGATGGCTCCCAGGATATTTTTTGTGTTCGACAATCGATTTTCCCACTAGCATTAATTGAATATCTGAATCATATAGGAAAACAAGTTGAAACAATATTCTTCCTAACAAAAACCGTGAAAGAAAGCAAAACGTGGGATGAGTGTAGAAGATTTTTGAGATCAAATATTAAAGATTTTGAAATACCGGGAGGAGAATCTTCAAGTAACTTGATGAATTTCCTTGTAAGAAACCTTGTGGAAAATTTGGAAAAAGGGGACAGAGTTATACTGGATGTTACTCATTCGTTCAGAAGTATTCCATTGATGGCAAGTGTAGTAGCCCTGTACCTTAAAGAGGCCAAAGATGTTAATGTGAGTGTAGTTTACGGCAAGTACAATAAAGAAACAAAAGTAACAGAGTGCGAAGATTTGACCCCACTAACTAAAGCTACATCATGGATATATGCTGTTCGATTGTTCAAAGAGTATGGATATGCGAAAGAACTCGCTGATTTGATAAAAAAGAGAAATGAAGAAATATACAGGGGAAGTCAAAGTTCGAAAAAACCAAAGCTACTTGGTTCTATGTCTCAAAAACTTCAGGATCTTTCGTCTTCTATACGTCTTGGATCCATAGTAGCCATAAGGAAGAATTTAACCAATTTCTTCAATTTTATTGATAGAAATAAAGCAAGAATAAGAGAGGAGACGGAGGTTTTTGTTCCAGAGATTGCGGCTCTCTTAGATGGGATCGAAAAAAGATACAGGGTTATACATGTGAAATCGGAGAATTTTGAACTGAGCGAAAAAGAATTGGAATCTGAAAAAGAGTTACTGGATTTCTATCTTCAAACAGGAGATTTAGGTATGGCTCTTCGTTTGGCAAGAGAATATCTTATAAATGTCTATTTGATGTCTGGAGGGGAGAAGAGTGATTTCTTGGATAGAAATGTTAGAGAGTCTGTGAGCATTTCAACGTTTGGTTATGATACCATCCTTCAGGCAAGAAATCATGTTGCTCATTTCGGATTCAACAAACTCCAGCTTCCCTCCTTGAAAAAGATAGAAGATCACCTGAAAGTGCTTGTTCAAACCCCACCGGAACAACTTCTGGAGTCTGCGAGAAAAACTCAGCGAAACAGAAAAAGAGCTCTTCTCACTCCTCTCGGTACGACAAAAGGTGCTTTATACACCGTTCTGAAAAAAATTTCACCTGATCTACTCCTGGTTATAACTTCAAAACAGGGAAAAGCTATTCTTTCAGAAATTCTGGAGAAAGCTGAATTCAAGGGTGAATTTAGGGTAATCCTTCTCGAAGACCCTTTTATGGGTGTAAGTGAAATAGATCGAGTAGTATCCGAAATCAAAGAACATCTTTCTGACGTGGATGAAGTGATCGTCAATCTCACAGGTGGAACCACTTTTCTTACGTACGTTATCGAGCGTGCCAAAAATCAAATTAGATACGGAAGAAAAGTAAAAACTATCCTGGCTGTGGACAAGAGAACTTACGAAGAACAAAAGCAGAATCCTTTTGTGGTGGGTGAAATTCTGGAGCTTGATTGA
- the cas6 gene encoding CRISPR-associated endoribonuclease Cas6, with the protein MRLKVSFQAMESTIPLNYNYFLSSFIYKRLASQNENFARFLHEKGYGKRFKFFTFSQLFFENSRVSGEKILIFPGKGWWYISSPVIEFVRYMFSSLSEDPVIRVEKTEFIVKSIDIENSLPDQSEYHFVMLSPLVVSVPEENNGKLYHRYLHPEEEEFYEVFRKNLVKKYRAFYGKEPEGTVEVIPDWDYIKSRQRITKRIKLKNAFVRAVVFPFKIRGEKKLVEIGYEAGFGEKNSMGFGMVALKKYER; encoded by the coding sequence ATGAGATTGAAAGTTTCTTTTCAGGCGATGGAAAGCACTATTCCGTTGAATTACAACTATTTTCTTTCTTCTTTCATCTACAAGAGATTGGCTTCACAGAATGAAAACTTTGCCAGATTCCTTCACGAGAAGGGTTATGGGAAGAGGTTCAAGTTTTTCACTTTTTCACAACTTTTCTTTGAAAATTCCAGAGTCAGCGGTGAGAAAATATTAATATTTCCAGGAAAGGGGTGGTGGTACATCTCATCACCAGTTATTGAGTTCGTCAGGTACATGTTTTCTTCTCTCTCCGAAGATCCCGTGATCAGGGTGGAAAAAACAGAGTTCATCGTGAAATCCATTGACATCGAAAATTCTCTTCCTGATCAGTCGGAGTACCACTTTGTCATGCTGTCACCACTTGTGGTCAGTGTACCAGAAGAAAACAACGGAAAGCTTTACCACAGGTATCTTCATCCGGAAGAAGAAGAGTTCTACGAAGTTTTCAGAAAGAATCTTGTGAAGAAGTACAGGGCTTTTTACGGAAAAGAACCAGAAGGCACTGTTGAAGTCATTCCCGATTGGGATTACATCAAATCACGTCAGCGGATAACCAAAAGGATCAAATTGAAAAACGCGTTCGTCAGAGCTGTGGTTTTCCCGTTCAAAATCAGGGGCGAGAAAAAACTTGTAGAGATCGGCTATGAAGCGGGTTTTGGAGAGAAAAATAGCATGGGATTCGGAATGGTAGCCTTGAAAAAATATGAGAGGTGA
- a CDS encoding 4Fe-4S dicluster domain-containing protein — protein MAEAKNAPLIGKDALGREVRDLSKVPWWGVDRKEIEWYPTIDYDKCVTCGICFVTCGRRVFDFDKKEGKVIVARPYNCMVACQTCMNLCPTGAISFPDASYIKKLVAQNKIVKKAFEIIKPLLAEDHLSPKETETKPEP, from the coding sequence ATGGCAGAGGCAAAGAACGCTCCGTTGATTGGAAAGGATGCCCTTGGTCGAGAAGTTCGTGATCTTTCTAAAGTCCCATGGTGGGGCGTGGACAGGAAAGAAATAGAGTGGTACCCAACCATCGATTACGATAAATGTGTGACATGTGGAATCTGCTTTGTAACCTGCGGAAGACGAGTGTTCGACTTCGACAAAAAAGAGGGAAAAGTGATAGTGGCGCGTCCTTACAACTGTATGGTCGCGTGTCAGACGTGCATGAACCTTTGTCCAACAGGAGCGATAAGTTTCCCCGATGCTTCCTATATAAAAAAGCTGGTTGCGCAGAACAAAATTGTGAAGAAAGCCTTTGAGATAATAAAGCCTCTCCTGGCCGAAGATCATCTGTCACCAAAGGAAACGGAAACCAAACCCGAACCCTGA
- a CDS encoding NifB/NifX family molybdenum-iron cluster-binding protein, translating into MIIAIPVSENRGKDSPISEHFGRAPYFAFVKVKDNTIVDISVEENPLAQDHVHGAVPNFVKEKGAELVIVRGIGRRAIAAFEAMGVKVIRGASGTVKEVVNQYLSGQLKDSDYEVHDHHHHEHH; encoded by the coding sequence ATGATCATAGCCATTCCCGTCTCCGAAAACAGAGGAAAAGATTCTCCCATATCGGAACACTTCGGTAGGGCACCGTATTTCGCATTCGTGAAGGTGAAGGACAACACGATAGTGGATATCAGTGTTGAAGAAAACCCTCTTGCACAGGATCATGTTCACGGTGCTGTCCCAAATTTTGTGAAAGAAAAAGGAGCGGAGCTGGTGATAGTGAGAGGTATCGGAAGAAGAGCCATCGCTGCCTTCGAAGCCATGGGTGTAAAAGTGATAAGGGGTGCATCTGGAACGGTGAAAGAAGTGGTGAACCAGTATCTCTCAGGACAACTGAAAGATTCAGACTACGAAGTTCACGATCATCACCACCACGAACATCACTGA
- a CDS encoding valine--tRNA ligase: MAELSTRYNPAEIETKWYRYWEEKGYFTPKGVGEKFSIVIPPPNITGRIHMGHALNITLQDIVVRYKRMKGYDVLWVPGEDHAGIATQNAVEKFLLQTQGKTREEIGREKFLEITWEWANKYRREIREQIKALGASVDWTRERFTLDEGLSRAVRKVFVELYRKGLIYRGKYIVNWCPRCKTVLSDEEVEHKEHKSKLYYVKYPVKDSDEYIVVATTRPETMLGDTAVAVHPEDERYKNFVGKTLILPLVGREIPVVADKYVDPKFGTGAVKVTPAHDPNDYLIAQRHNLPMIEIFDDNARINENGGKYKGLDRYEAREKIVKDLEEQGFLVKIEDYTHSVGHCYRCDTVIEPKLSDQWFVSTKPLAKRAIEAVENGEIRFFPERWTKVYLNWMYEIRDWCISRQLWWGHRIPVWYCQDCGHLNVSEEDVEKCEKCGSTNLKQDEDVLDTWFSSALWPFSTLGWPEETEDLKRYYPTDLLVTGFDIIFFWVARMIMMGYEFMNDKPFSHVYIHQLVRDKYGRKMSKSLGNGIDPLEVIDEYGADPMRFTLAILAAQGRDIKLDPRYFDAYKKFANKIWNATRFVLMNLEDYKEVPLENLKTVDKWILTRLNKTVEEVTNALENYDFNIAARTIYNFFWDDFCDWYIEASKPRLKTEERNLVQTVLVKVLDASLRLLHPFMPFLTEELWQKLPVAGESITIAKWPEIERELIDETAEKEFTRLMNMVRGVRNVRAEMNLPQSQRVKVYIKGYEVTEEEELLLKTLGNIEEVSFVNEKPPKTATAYVEEEIEAYVDLGGLIDFEKEKERLKQIMEKIQKEIDRLEKKLANKDFVEKAPEEVVEETKEKLNTNRERLARLESILRDLE; this comes from the coding sequence GTGGCAGAACTCTCGACGAGATACAATCCAGCTGAGATAGAGACCAAATGGTACAGATACTGGGAAGAAAAAGGCTACTTCACACCGAAAGGTGTCGGAGAGAAATTCTCCATTGTGATACCGCCTCCAAACATCACCGGAAGGATCCACATGGGGCACGCTCTGAACATAACTCTCCAGGATATCGTGGTCAGATACAAGAGAATGAAAGGGTACGATGTCCTCTGGGTACCCGGAGAAGACCACGCGGGTATCGCTACGCAGAACGCGGTGGAAAAGTTCCTTCTTCAAACACAGGGAAAGACGAGGGAGGAAATCGGAAGAGAAAAGTTCCTTGAGATCACCTGGGAGTGGGCTAACAAATACAGGAGGGAAATAAGAGAACAGATAAAGGCTCTTGGAGCCTCGGTGGACTGGACAAGGGAGAGGTTCACACTGGACGAGGGGCTTAGCAGAGCCGTAAGGAAGGTGTTTGTTGAGCTCTACAGGAAGGGTCTGATATACAGAGGAAAGTACATAGTGAACTGGTGTCCAAGGTGTAAAACGGTGCTCTCGGACGAGGAAGTCGAACACAAGGAACACAAGTCCAAACTCTACTACGTGAAGTATCCCGTCAAAGATTCCGATGAGTACATCGTTGTGGCAACCACAAGACCCGAGACGATGCTCGGTGACACGGCCGTCGCCGTTCACCCGGAGGATGAAAGGTACAAAAACTTCGTCGGTAAGACGCTCATTCTTCCGCTCGTTGGAAGAGAAATACCCGTTGTCGCGGACAAGTACGTTGACCCGAAGTTCGGAACGGGTGCGGTGAAGGTAACCCCTGCGCACGACCCGAACGACTATCTCATAGCTCAAAGACACAACCTTCCAATGATAGAAATCTTCGATGACAACGCGAGGATAAACGAAAACGGTGGAAAATACAAAGGACTGGACAGGTACGAGGCGAGAGAGAAAATAGTGAAGGATCTTGAAGAACAGGGCTTTCTCGTCAAGATAGAGGATTACACTCATTCTGTTGGGCACTGCTACAGATGTGACACGGTGATAGAACCGAAGCTTTCCGACCAGTGGTTCGTTTCCACAAAACCGCTTGCCAAAAGAGCTATTGAGGCCGTAGAAAATGGAGAGATAAGGTTCTTCCCGGAGAGATGGACGAAGGTCTATCTGAACTGGATGTACGAAATCAGGGACTGGTGTATCTCCAGACAGCTCTGGTGGGGCCACAGGATTCCCGTCTGGTACTGTCAGGACTGCGGCCATCTGAACGTCTCCGAAGAAGACGTGGAAAAGTGTGAAAAGTGCGGCTCCACGAATCTGAAACAGGACGAAGACGTGCTCGACACCTGGTTCTCCTCTGCACTCTGGCCGTTTTCGACTCTCGGTTGGCCCGAAGAAACCGAAGACCTAAAGAGGTACTATCCAACAGACCTTCTCGTCACAGGCTTTGACATAATCTTCTTCTGGGTCGCGAGAATGATCATGATGGGATACGAGTTCATGAACGACAAACCTTTCAGCCATGTCTACATTCACCAGCTCGTCAGGGACAAATACGGAAGGAAGATGAGCAAATCTCTCGGAAACGGCATCGATCCCCTCGAGGTGATAGACGAGTACGGTGCCGATCCGATGAGGTTCACCCTCGCAATACTCGCCGCTCAGGGAAGGGACATAAAGCTCGATCCGAGGTACTTCGACGCCTACAAGAAGTTCGCGAACAAGATATGGAACGCCACGAGGTTTGTTTTGATGAACCTTGAAGATTACAAAGAGGTACCTCTCGAAAACCTCAAGACGGTTGACAAATGGATTCTCACGAGACTCAACAAAACGGTGGAAGAGGTCACAAACGCTCTCGAGAACTACGATTTCAACATCGCAGCAAGGACCATTTACAACTTCTTCTGGGATGATTTCTGTGATTGGTACATAGAGGCTTCAAAGCCGAGGTTGAAGACCGAAGAGAGGAACCTTGTTCAGACGGTGCTTGTGAAGGTGCTGGATGCGTCCTTGAGACTCCTTCACCCGTTCATGCCGTTCCTCACAGAAGAGCTCTGGCAGAAACTCCCCGTGGCTGGTGAATCCATAACGATAGCGAAGTGGCCAGAGATCGAAAGAGAACTCATCGATGAAACCGCGGAGAAGGAATTCACCAGACTCATGAACATGGTGCGCGGTGTTAGGAACGTGAGGGCCGAGATGAATCTGCCGCAGTCTCAGAGAGTGAAGGTGTACATCAAGGGCTACGAAGTCACGGAAGAAGAAGAGCTCCTTCTCAAGACTCTCGGAAACATAGAAGAAGTCAGTTTCGTGAACGAAAAACCGCCGAAGACTGCAACAGCCTACGTTGAAGAGGAAATAGAGGCCTACGTGGATCTTGGAGGGCTCATAGATTTCGAAAAGGAAAAAGAGAGATTGAAACAGATCATGGAGAAGATCCAGAAAGAAATAGATCGTCTGGAGAAGAAACTCGCAAACAAAGACTTTGTCGAAAAGGCACCTGAGGAAGTGGTCGAAGAAACGAAAGAAAAACTCAACACCAACAGGGAACGTCTCGCAAGGCTCGAATCCATCCTCAGAGATCTAGAATGA
- a CDS encoding chromate transporter: MLKLAFIFLKVGFLSFGGGWAIVGILKNELVTGGFLSPEEFSQAVSIAQMTPGPVAINLATYTGYKFFGLIGAVLNTLAFLGAPILVITTAIFLRKYVKLQRVRLMKALEGATTTLLIVTLLSLLSSVQNPVLILLSAAAFVCSFFKVHPLFIIFGCGVIGAILGF, translated from the coding sequence TTGCTGAAACTCGCCTTCATCTTTCTGAAGGTCGGTTTTCTTTCTTTTGGCGGTGGATGGGCGATCGTTGGAATACTCAAGAACGAACTCGTCACCGGTGGCTTTCTCTCTCCTGAGGAGTTCTCTCAGGCGGTTTCGATCGCTCAAATGACTCCAGGTCCCGTTGCGATAAACCTGGCAACTTACACGGGATACAAATTCTTTGGTCTGATAGGTGCTGTGTTGAACACACTCGCTTTCCTTGGGGCTCCCATTCTGGTTATCACCACTGCTATTTTCCTCAGAAAATACGTGAAGCTTCAGAGAGTGAGGTTGATGAAAGCGCTCGAAGGGGCCACCACAACCCTTTTGATCGTGACGCTCCTTTCGCTTCTCAGTTCCGTTCAGAATCCTGTGTTGATCCTGCTTTCTGCTGCCGCTTTTGTGTGTTCTTTCTTCAAGGTGCACCCTCTTTTCATCATTTTTGGGTGTGGAGTGATCGGAGCGATCCTCGGTTTCTGA